One Primulina tabacum isolate GXHZ01 chromosome 10, ASM2559414v2, whole genome shotgun sequence DNA segment encodes these proteins:
- the LOC142504954 gene encoding uncharacterized protein LOC142504954, with protein MCLNKRKKKKRIKEKKRLISTQQNLMRNSVSFSRKLGLGKLKPTQMSLQLADGSVKHPRGVKEDVLIKVGKFTFPTDFVVIDMEEDKEMPLILGRPFLATDKVVIEVQEGKLRLRVGKEEITFNVFNALKHPLHTNHCFIVDSSDSLACQFVQDAMKDPLEATLTIELKEDELDEEKSIRVAYCDANHPWKKPERMKLEDMGYQRDLTPHKSSIEEPPTRELKPQPPHLKYVHLKRTKLAPDKRITSREFKEGEVVMLYNSKLRLLPGKRKSRWTDPYKITKVFPSGVLTLRDWKNEPFTVHAQ; from the exons ATGTGCTTGAAcaagaggaaaaagaaaaagaggattAAGGAAAAGAAGCGGTTGATAAGCACACAG CAAAACTTGAtgcgcaattcggtaagtttctcgag gaaACTTGGACTGGGGAAGCTTAAACCGACACAGATGTCCTTGCAACTAGCTGACGGATCCGTCAAACATCCACGAGGAGTCAAAGAAGATGTGTTGATAAAAGTGGGAAAGTTTACATTCCCTACAGATTTTGTGGTGATTGACATGGAAGAGGATAAggagatgcctttgattttagggagaccgttccttgcaactGACAAGGTCGTGATTGAAgtgcaagaagggaagttgagattgagagtgggaaAGGAAGAAATcacttttaatgtttttaacgcTCTTAAGCACCCACTGCACACTAATCATTGTTTTATAGTTGATTCATCGGATTCACTTGCGTGTCAATTTGTGCAGGATGCCATGAAGGATCCATTGGAAGCAACTCTCACCATTGAATTGAAGGAGGATGAACTTGATGAAGAAAAATCTATAAGAGTGGCGTACTGTGATGCCAACCATCCATGGAAGAAGCCAGAAAGGATGAAATTGGAGGACATGGGATATCAAAGAGATTTGACCCCTCATAAGTCAAGCATTGAAGAACCGCCAACACGTGAGCTCAAACCACAACCTCCACACCTGAAGTACGTGCACTTAAAGCGTACAAAGCTAGCACCCGACAAGCGCATCACGTCGAGAGAATTCAAAGAAGGTGAAGTGGTAATGCTATACAACTCCAAGCTGCGCCTGTTACCTGGCAAGCGCAAGTCAAGATGGACGGACCCTTACAAGATCACCAAAGTATTCCCCTCGGGAGTATTAACTTTGAGAGATTGGAAAAATGAGCCGTTCACAGTCCATGCTCAATGA